One Deinococcus radiopugnans ATCC 19172 DNA segment encodes these proteins:
- the mutS gene encoding DNA mismatch repair protein MutS, producing MRVAQSVLKGTGNGALPPMLEQYVRMRDEVAAQLPHAILLFQVGDFYETFGEDAERAARLLRIALTHKSSKDFSTPMAGIPLRALDSNVERLLSAGVCVAVADQVEEPGSGLVERKVTQLLTPGTVTEERHLSADENYLAAVATGDGYALALLDVSTGEFRCAAFHTRSALYDELSRWRAREVLLAPELSGNPALMADFQTRFPVMLSPANFEEDGCCDELKTVLGEVPGSLSSAALRRACGAVLGYARVTQQGELSMVRRAVRFEPGAHMRLPEAAVRALELFTAQAPGGVTLMDVLSQTRTAGGRRRLRAWLRAPLLDELSIRARLDSVETLTRAADLRGGVRSLLYRAHDLERLSARVAVRRATPREVASLARTLELLPEAVRLLDGLDGLLGGVRARLAGLPEVVTRIRAALVDDPPIRAGDGGLIRDGFHAELDGLRNEAVGHRAWLAELELSERARTGIGNLKVGFNNVFGYYLEVTGPHLSKVPADYRQIATLKDRARFTRPDLREREREIARLEQAAERLELEVFTELRDSLAAHAEALSEAAGALAELDVLSALAEIAVDCGWTRPQTADGSARLTQARHPVVEAATGGKFVPNDAVLGAGRTTLLLTGPNMAGKSTYLRTVALCALLHQIGSFVPADGAELPVYDAIHTRIGASDDLAGGRSTFMVEMSELAAILHGVTARSLVILDEVGRGTSTLDGLAIAQAALEHLHGTGAHTLFATHYFELTRLEGEHPGLINLHVAAEEDESAHDGRGGLTFYHQVIPGAARQSYGVEVARLAGLPAPVTARAARLLTALNTGSDDGRLTRELAALDLGRLTPLQALELLHGWQRDVVGAERA from the coding sequence ATGCGGGTGGCGCAGAGCGTGTTGAAGGGAACGGGCAACGGGGCGCTGCCGCCGATGCTGGAGCAGTACGTGCGGATGCGCGACGAGGTGGCCGCGCAGCTGCCGCACGCCATTCTGCTGTTTCAGGTGGGTGACTTCTACGAGACCTTCGGCGAGGACGCCGAGCGCGCCGCAAGGCTGCTGCGCATCGCATTGACCCACAAGAGCAGCAAGGACTTCAGCACCCCGATGGCCGGCATTCCGCTGCGGGCGCTGGACAGCAACGTGGAGCGCCTGCTCTCGGCCGGGGTGTGCGTGGCGGTGGCCGATCAGGTGGAAGAACCCGGCAGCGGGCTGGTGGAGCGCAAGGTCACGCAGCTGCTGACTCCCGGCACCGTGACCGAGGAGCGGCACCTGAGCGCCGACGAGAACTACCTCGCGGCGGTGGCGACCGGGGACGGCTACGCGCTGGCGCTGCTGGACGTCAGTACCGGCGAGTTCCGCTGCGCCGCCTTCCACACCCGCTCGGCGCTGTACGACGAACTCTCGCGCTGGCGGGCGCGTGAAGTGCTGCTGGCCCCGGAACTGTCCGGGAACCCGGCGCTCATGGCGGACTTCCAGACCCGCTTTCCGGTGATGCTCTCGCCGGCCAACTTCGAGGAGGACGGCTGTTGCGATGAGCTGAAGACCGTGCTGGGCGAGGTGCCGGGCAGCCTGAGCTCGGCGGCGCTGCGGCGGGCCTGCGGGGCGGTGCTGGGCTACGCGCGCGTGACCCAGCAGGGCGAGCTGAGCATGGTGCGCCGGGCGGTGCGCTTCGAGCCGGGGGCGCACATGCGCCTGCCCGAGGCGGCGGTGCGGGCGCTGGAACTGTTCACGGCGCAGGCTCCGGGCGGCGTCACCCTCATGGACGTCTTGTCCCAGACGCGCACGGCGGGTGGACGGCGTCGCCTGCGGGCGTGGCTGCGCGCCCCGCTGCTGGACGAGCTGAGCATCCGCGCCCGGCTGGACAGCGTGGAGACCCTGACGCGCGCCGCCGACCTGCGCGGTGGGGTGCGCTCGCTGCTGTACCGCGCGCACGATCTGGAACGCCTCTCGGCGAGGGTTGCCGTGAGGCGGGCCACCCCGCGCGAGGTCGCCTCGCTGGCCCGCACGCTGGAACTGCTGCCCGAGGCGGTGCGGCTGCTGGACGGGCTGGACGGGCTGCTGGGCGGCGTGCGCGCCCGGCTGGCGGGCCTGCCCGAAGTCGTGACCCGCATCCGCGCCGCGCTGGTGGACGATCCGCCGATCCGTGCCGGGGACGGCGGATTGATCCGCGACGGCTTCCACGCGGAGCTGGACGGATTGCGCAATGAGGCCGTGGGGCACCGCGCGTGGCTGGCCGAGCTGGAACTTTCAGAGCGGGCGCGCACTGGGATCGGCAACCTCAAGGTGGGCTTCAACAACGTGTTCGGCTACTACCTGGAAGTGACCGGGCCGCACCTGAGCAAGGTGCCCGCCGACTACCGTCAGATCGCCACCCTGAAAGACCGCGCCCGCTTCACCCGCCCGGACCTGCGCGAGCGCGAGCGCGAGATCGCCCGGCTGGAACAGGCCGCCGAACGGCTGGAACTGGAGGTGTTCACCGAACTGCGCGACAGTCTGGCCGCCCACGCCGAGGCCCTGTCGGAGGCGGCGGGCGCGCTGGCCGAGCTGGACGTGCTTTCCGCCCTGGCCGAGATCGCCGTCGACTGCGGCTGGACGCGCCCGCAGACGGCGGACGGCAGCGCGCGGCTGACCCAGGCCCGGCATCCGGTGGTGGAGGCGGCGACGGGCGGCAAATTCGTGCCCAATGACGCCGTTCTGGGCGCGGGCCGCACCACGCTGCTGCTGACCGGCCCCAACATGGCCGGCAAGTCCACCTACCTGCGCACCGTCGCCCTCTGCGCGCTGCTGCACCAGATCGGCTCCTTCGTGCCCGCCGACGGGGCCGAGTTGCCGGTGTACGACGCCATCCACACCCGCATCGGGGCCAGCGACGATCTGGCGGGGGGGCGCAGCACCTTCATGGTGGAGATGTCGGAACTGGCGGCCATCCTGCACGGCGTCACCGCCCGCAGCCTGGTGATTCTGGACGAGGTGGGGCGCGGCACCTCCACCCTGGACGGCCTCGCCATCGCGCAGGCGGCGCTGGAGCACCTGCACGGCACCGGGGCGCACACGCTGTTCGCCACCCACTACTTCGAGCTGACCCGGCTGGAGGGCGAGCATCCCGGTCTGATCAACCTGCACGTCGCCGCCGAGGAGGATGAGAGCGCCCACGACGGGCGCGGCGGCCTGACCTTCTACCATCAGGTGATTCCCGGCGCGGCCCGCCAGAGCTACGGCGTGGAGGTGGCGCGCCTGGCCGGCCTGCCCGCCCCGGTGACGGCCCGCGCCGCCCGGCTGCTGACCGCCCTGAACACCGGCAGCGACGATGGCCGCCTGACCCGCGAACTGGCCGCCCTGGATCTGGGCCGCCTGACGCCCCTGCAGGCGCTGGAACTGCTGCACGGCTGGCAGCGCGACGTGGTGGGAGCGGAGCGGGCCTGA
- a CDS encoding FAD-binding oxidoreductase, with protein sequence MTTLTRPDTLSPAALEALQARFGEQLSTVPAVLDAHGRDESRQEFARPHAVLFAQGEADVVDALRLAREHGFPVVPFAVGSSLEGQVIPVAGGLSLDVSGMTAVLEVAAGGFQATVQPGLTYPELNRQLRHLGLFFPVDPGAEASLGGMASTNASGTAAVRYGTMRDNVLELRVALAGGEVIRVGSRARKTSAGYDLKNLFIGAEGTLGVITELTVRLWPLPAHLVVLRANFATLGEAARSAVDIMGAALQPERLELIDERQIHAVNVHKGTDFPEAPTLWIELASPSETALAEALELCRELVTDGGGTGLHAAHSAEERAKLWEARHHAYYAITALHPGHVNMTTDLCVPLHQLPEVVEFTRREADAAGLDASIVGHVGDGNFHVLFHAPPDDAETWERVNRVYDAMITETLSRGGTCTGEHGVGLHKRAYLAREHADTLTLMRGIKGLLDPQGLLNPGKILP encoded by the coding sequence ATGACTACCCTGACCCGCCCCGACACCCTCTCGCCCGCCGCTCTGGAGGCCCTGCAAGCCCGTTTCGGCGAGCAGCTCAGCACCGTCCCCGCCGTGCTGGACGCGCATGGCCGCGACGAGAGCCGCCAGGAGTTCGCCCGGCCCCACGCCGTCCTGTTTGCGCAGGGCGAGGCGGACGTGGTGGACGCGCTGCGGCTGGCCCGCGAACATGGCTTTCCGGTGGTGCCGTTCGCGGTGGGCAGCAGCCTGGAGGGGCAGGTGATTCCGGTGGCGGGCGGGCTGTCGCTGGACGTGAGCGGCATGACGGCGGTGCTGGAGGTGGCGGCGGGCGGCTTCCAGGCCACCGTGCAGCCGGGCCTGACGTACCCGGAACTGAACCGGCAGCTGCGGCACCTGGGCCTCTTTTTTCCCGTCGATCCCGGCGCGGAGGCCAGCCTGGGCGGCATGGCGTCCACCAACGCCAGCGGCACGGCGGCGGTGCGCTACGGCACCATGCGCGACAACGTGCTGGAGTTGCGGGTGGCGCTGGCCGGGGGCGAGGTGATCCGGGTGGGCAGCCGGGCGCGCAAAACGAGCGCCGGCTACGACCTCAAGAACCTGTTCATCGGCGCGGAGGGCACGCTGGGCGTGATCACCGAGCTGACGGTCAGGCTGTGGCCGCTGCCCGCCCATCTGGTGGTGCTGCGGGCCAACTTTGCCACGCTGGGCGAGGCGGCCCGGAGTGCCGTGGACATCATGGGCGCGGCGCTGCAGCCCGAGCGGCTGGAGCTGATTGACGAACGCCAGATTCACGCGGTCAATGTTCACAAGGGCACCGACTTTCCTGAAGCCCCGACGCTGTGGATTGAGCTGGCCTCGCCCAGTGAAACCGCGCTGGCCGAGGCCCTGGAGTTGTGCCGTGAACTGGTCACCGACGGTGGGGGCACCGGGCTGCACGCCGCCCACAGCGCCGAGGAACGCGCAAAACTGTGGGAGGCCCGCCACCACGCCTACTACGCCATCACCGCGCTGCACCCCGGCCACGTCAACATGACCACCGACCTGTGCGTGCCGCTGCACCAGCTGCCGGAGGTGGTGGAGTTCACCCGCCGTGAGGCCGACGCGGCGGGCCTGGACGCCAGCATCGTGGGCCATGTGGGGGACGGCAATTTCCACGTGCTGTTCCACGCGCCCCCGGACGACGCGGAAACGTGGGAGCGGGTCAACCGGGTCTACGACGCCATGATCACCGAGACGCTTTCGCGCGGCGGCACCTGCACCGGCGAGCACGGCGTCGGGCTGCACAAACGCGCCTACCTGGCCCGCGAGCACGCCGACACGCTGACGCTGATGCGCGGCATCAAAGGGCTGCTCGATCCGCAGGGACTGCTGAATCCAGGGAAAATCCTGCCCTGA
- a CDS encoding acyl-CoA thioesterase, producing MRLTIPDTDTLWSSLPPARRHELVLTVGAAQLDELNHVNNTVYLGWCETVARAHAERLGMNTGALRALGAVPVARQHVITYHRPALLGDRVRVRTALTAHAGLRSVRAYTIDRLEGSGPAPRAVRLAECQTEWVWVDPVTGRPRRTPAEVIRRFGFEPAPQHPDQP from the coding sequence TTGAGGCTGACCATTCCAGACACCGACACGCTGTGGTCCAGTCTGCCCCCGGCACGGCGGCACGAGCTGGTGCTGACCGTGGGCGCGGCGCAGCTCGACGAGCTGAACCACGTCAACAACACGGTGTACCTGGGATGGTGCGAGACGGTGGCCCGCGCCCATGCCGAGCGGCTGGGGATGAACACGGGCGCCCTGCGCGCGCTGGGGGCGGTGCCGGTGGCGCGGCAGCACGTCATCACCTACCACCGCCCGGCGCTGCTGGGAGACCGGGTGCGGGTCCGCACCGCCCTGACGGCTCACGCGGGGCTGCGCAGCGTGCGCGCCTACACCATCGACCGCCTGGAGGGCAGCGGCCCGGCGCCGCGGGCAGTCCGGCTGGCCGAGTGCCAGACCGAGTGGGTCTGGGTGGACCCGGTGACGGGCCGCCCCAGACGGACGCCGGCCGAGGTGATTCGCCGCTTCGGTTTCGAGCCGGCCCCCCAGCACCCGGATCAACCCTGA
- a CDS encoding DNA topoisomerase subunit B — MTKLEDQNTTVPAQSRVAGGPGAEYTAADISVLKGLEAVRKRPGMYVQGGTGVDGYHQLLTEIIDNAIDEGTAGFADEIHVIMHADGSATVTDNGRGIPVDMMASEGRPAIEVIFTELHAGGKFGQGAYKVSGGLHGVGSSVVNALSTYLDVTVNKGGKLHHIRFEQGVVTTPLEVLGDTPGDVQWATKVSFHPDAGVFKEFDNQFSYDRIRGRLRELAYLTGLKIVVRDERTGLHAGEVREEVFYEQGGIANFARALVTDDTKLLYDQPIVMRGTHSDVIVEVAFIHANTYASDNILTYANMIRTRDGGTPLTGFKTAYTRILNKYAKDKNMIKSGNPVPSGDDLLEGIYCVVSVQLGEPQFESQAKVKLLNSEAQTAVNAIVGEKFSEFLEENPKVGKTIVEKAAEAARAREAARKARDIVRRSNPLENDDLPGKLADCSSQDPAESELFIVEGISAGGSAKGGRERRFQAILPLRGKILNVEKAELNKILKNAEIRALIAAIGAGVEGTGDRMHFDLSNLRYHKIVIMTDADMDGGHIATLLLTFFYRYMRPVVEAGYLYIAQPPLYRITVGREKKGTYLYDENALKIAVAAANKEGKKYDIQRFKGLGEMNADQLWDTTMNPETRAMKRVGIEDLIVANEVFEDLMGNEVAPRKLFIQENARFAEISV; from the coding sequence ATGACCAAACTTGAAGACCAAAACACCACAGTGCCTGCCCAGTCGCGCGTTGCGGGCGGCCCGGGCGCGGAATACACCGCCGCCGATATCTCCGTCCTGAAGGGGCTGGAGGCCGTTCGCAAGCGCCCCGGCATGTACGTGCAGGGCGGCACGGGCGTCGACGGCTACCACCAGCTGCTGACCGAGATCATCGACAACGCCATCGACGAGGGCACCGCCGGCTTTGCCGACGAGATCCACGTGATTATGCACGCCGACGGCAGCGCCACCGTCACCGACAACGGGCGCGGCATTCCGGTGGACATGATGGCCTCCGAGGGCCGCCCCGCCATCGAGGTGATCTTTACCGAGTTGCACGCTGGGGGCAAGTTCGGCCAGGGCGCGTACAAGGTTTCCGGCGGGCTGCACGGCGTCGGTTCCAGCGTGGTGAACGCGCTGAGCACCTACCTCGACGTGACTGTCAACAAGGGCGGCAAACTGCACCACATCCGCTTCGAGCAGGGCGTGGTCACCACCCCGCTGGAAGTGCTGGGCGACACGCCAGGGGATGTCCAGTGGGCCACCAAGGTCAGCTTCCATCCCGACGCGGGGGTGTTCAAGGAGTTCGACAACCAATTCAGCTATGACCGCATCCGGGGCCGCCTGCGGGAACTGGCGTACCTGACGGGTCTGAAGATCGTGGTTCGTGACGAGCGCACTGGCCTGCACGCCGGCGAGGTGCGCGAGGAAGTGTTCTACGAGCAGGGCGGCATCGCCAACTTTGCCCGCGCGCTGGTCACCGACGACACCAAGCTGCTGTACGACCAGCCCATCGTGATGCGCGGCACCCACAGCGACGTGATCGTGGAAGTGGCGTTCATCCACGCCAACACGTATGCCAGCGACAACATCCTGACCTACGCCAACATGATCCGCACCCGCGACGGCGGCACGCCGCTGACCGGCTTCAAGACCGCCTACACGCGCATCCTGAACAAGTACGCCAAAGACAAGAACATGATCAAGTCCGGCAACCCGGTGCCCAGCGGCGACGACCTGCTGGAAGGCATCTACTGCGTGGTCAGCGTGCAGCTCGGCGAGCCGCAGTTCGAGTCGCAGGCCAAGGTCAAGCTGCTGAACAGCGAGGCGCAGACCGCCGTGAACGCCATCGTGGGCGAGAAGTTCTCCGAGTTCCTGGAAGAGAACCCCAAGGTGGGCAAGACCATCGTGGAGAAGGCCGCCGAGGCCGCCCGCGCCCGCGAGGCCGCCCGCAAGGCGAGAGACATCGTGCGCCGCAGCAACCCGCTGGAAAACGACGACCTGCCCGGCAAGCTGGCCGACTGCTCCTCGCAGGACCCGGCCGAGTCCGAACTGTTCATCGTGGAAGGCATCAGCGCGGGCGGCAGCGCCAAGGGCGGGCGCGAGCGCCGTTTCCAGGCCATCCTGCCGTTGCGCGGCAAGATCCTGAACGTGGAAAAGGCCGAGCTGAACAAGATCCTCAAGAACGCTGAAATCCGCGCATTGATCGCCGCCATCGGCGCGGGCGTGGAGGGCACCGGCGACCGGATGCACTTCGACCTGTCCAACCTGCGTTACCACAAGATCGTGATCATGACCGACGCGGACATGGACGGCGGGCACATCGCCACGCTGCTGCTGACCTTCTTCTACCGCTACATGCGCCCCGTCGTGGAGGCCGGGTACCTGTACATCGCCCAGCCCCCCCTCTACCGCATCACGGTGGGCCGCGAGAAGAAGGGCACGTACCTATACGACGAGAACGCCCTGAAAATAGCCGTGGCCGCCGCCAACAAGGAAGGCAAGAAGTACGACATCCAGCGCTTCAAGGGCCTAGGCGAGATGAACGCCGACCAGCTGTGGGACACCACCATGAACCCCGAAACCCGCGCCATGAAGCGCGTGGGCATCGAGGACCTGATCGTCGCCAACGAAGTGTTTGAGGACCTGATGGGCAATGAAGTCGCGCCGCGCAAGCTGTTCATTCAGGAAAACGCCCGCTTCGCCGAGATCAGCGTCTAA
- a CDS encoding S8/S53 family peptidase, with translation MNGSRLRLGPWRWLVAGSLCVLGALTTGCGETGTSPGQNPPAARLFPAVAAPGDPVWVLDAPQRAGQQGQLRVGGQAADYRTDLASGWLQFRVPDRAAGGPQTVTLTALPPQAGLTLTVLPSESASQDTVLYVAPADLPDFQKTYRARVEQFSKDCQETCPRELQQTLGRLAALELPAFQPLLSPRTAGALSRPPTPASPAPTPLPLAALKFPLPSPRTQPKEFCGQLAAALPTAGLPTGQVISLFDVLFGGTLATDPSTSGHPTQTEAPYKDEPPGAIIQKFLAGPTGSGKGVTIHVLDTASNADDPFVIESVNYYNTVYHNRPYHGSIAGQVAQVVSPGATLNYRQVCDKNGDCSTLNTVKALCAVAEEARKGGRHVVNLSAGGAYPALGLLWALREGAATGVPTVASYGNRDDCAGLVPGDRCNHFPADWSGRFALSAAPQAPTLLLSVAGWDIGTLQMATYNRGMLGGGVITPPPSVQAPGEFWFGGLPYFGSSFAAPVVSGVLANWMACQPGVPFLPFVNTPGQLPLPQSVVRACP, from the coding sequence ATGAATGGATCCAGACTCAGGCTCGGGCCGTGGCGCTGGCTGGTGGCCGGCTCTCTTTGCGTGTTGGGCGCGCTGACCACCGGTTGCGGGGAGACCGGCACCTCACCCGGCCAGAACCCGCCGGCAGCGCGGCTGTTTCCGGCCGTCGCGGCGCCCGGCGACCCGGTGTGGGTCCTGGACGCGCCGCAGCGCGCCGGCCAGCAGGGCCAGCTGCGGGTGGGCGGACAGGCGGCGGACTACCGCACCGATCTGGCCTCCGGCTGGCTGCAGTTCAGGGTGCCCGACCGGGCGGCGGGCGGCCCGCAGACGGTCACGCTGACCGCCCTGCCCCCCCAGGCCGGGCTGACCCTGACGGTGCTGCCCAGCGAATCGGCGTCGCAGGACACCGTGCTGTACGTGGCCCCGGCGGATCTGCCGGACTTCCAGAAGACTTACCGCGCCCGAGTGGAGCAGTTCTCGAAAGACTGCCAGGAGACGTGCCCGCGCGAATTGCAACAGACCCTCGGGCGTCTGGCCGCGCTGGAGCTGCCCGCGTTCCAGCCGCTGCTCTCACCGCGCACGGCTGGAGCCCTGAGCCGGCCTCCCACGCCAGCCTCGCCCGCGCCGACACCGTTGCCCCTGGCTGCCCTGAAGTTTCCCCTCCCCTCCCCCCGGACTCAGCCGAAGGAGTTCTGCGGCCAGCTGGCGGCGGCGCTGCCCACGGCGGGGCTGCCGACCGGTCAGGTGATCTCGCTGTTTGACGTGCTGTTCGGCGGAACCCTGGCCACCGACCCCTCGACGTCCGGCCACCCCACCCAGACCGAGGCCCCCTACAAGGACGAACCGCCCGGCGCCATCATCCAGAAGTTTTTGGCCGGGCCTACCGGCAGCGGCAAGGGCGTGACCATTCATGTGCTGGACACCGCGAGCAACGCCGATGACCCCTTCGTGATCGAGAGCGTGAACTACTACAACACCGTCTACCACAACCGTCCCTATCACGGCTCCATTGCGGGTCAGGTGGCACAGGTGGTCTCTCCCGGCGCAACGCTGAACTACCGGCAGGTCTGCGACAAGAACGGCGACTGTTCCACCCTGAACACCGTCAAGGCCCTGTGCGCCGTGGCCGAGGAAGCCCGCAAAGGCGGCAGGCATGTCGTGAACCTGAGTGCGGGCGGCGCATATCCGGCGCTGGGCCTGCTGTGGGCGCTGCGCGAGGGGGCGGCGACAGGGGTTCCCACGGTGGCCTCGTACGGCAACCGCGACGACTGCGCCGGGCTGGTGCCGGGGGACCGCTGCAACCACTTCCCGGCGGACTGGAGCGGACGCTTTGCCCTCTCGGCCGCTCCGCAGGCCCCCACCCTGCTGCTGAGCGTGGCGGGCTGGGACATCGGCACCTTGCAGATGGCGACGTACAACCGGGGGATGCTGGGGGGCGGCGTGATCACCCCGCCGCCCAGCGTGCAGGCCCCCGGCGAGTTCTGGTTTGGCGGCCTGCCGTACTTCGGCTCCAGCTTCGCCGCCCCGGTGGTGTCGGGCGTGCTGGCGAACTGGATGGCCTGCCAACCGGGGGTGCCGTTCCTGCCCTTCGTGAACACGCCGGGGCAGTTGCCATTGCCGCAGAGCGTGGTGCGCGCCTGTCCGTAA
- a CDS encoding 4a-hydroxytetrahydrobiopterin dehydratase, with the protein MAYDPRMGYDPDRTLSDGDVHDLKPAGWWGDDGTLFREFTFDSYPAGVDFAVRVAALAEQQGHHPDIHIFYKRVRLNYFTHDAGGITGADIAGAQAVNDLADLAAKPLDGAES; encoded by the coding sequence ATGGCATACGACCCCCGGATGGGCTACGACCCGGACCGCACGCTGAGCGACGGCGACGTGCATGACCTCAAACCCGCCGGGTGGTGGGGCGACGACGGCACGCTGTTCCGCGAGTTCACCTTTGACAGCTATCCGGCCGGGGTGGACTTCGCCGTGCGGGTGGCCGCGCTGGCCGAGCAGCAGGGCCACCACCCGGACATCCACATCTTTTACAAACGGGTGCGGCTCAACTACTTCACGCACGACGCGGGCGGCATTACCGGAGCGGACATCGCGGGCGCGCAGGCCGTCAACGATCTGGCCGATCTGGCGGCCAAGCCGCTGGACGGCGCCGAGAGTTGA
- a CDS encoding tetratricopeptide repeat protein: MKLRTLGDLSVEGITFRRQKVLLLLAYLCAEGPQPRRRLAELFWPEAANPMNSLAQHLVHLRTLPGAVQEDGSRVEVGAGMQCDVRQLRALAGGNRLEEATALYGGPFLDTLNIPLGADLEEWVFETREALAREVRGLWLTLAAGAAAHGRAADAGELAARALNLRGAPPPDELELPRLHHLLHLAGHPLAAGVARDAHALGLTLGVAPELAAAAFVGREQELAQLARLGAGKVAWVSGPGGMGKSALLLALARSGGWTVLKARADRPYGTLEPLAGGTPVTPAAPLAPLRDPALRVAVDSWEGADDATQAALTLAAHQRPGAAVVIVSRRHPPFGVDLHLELGPLPHAALAGHAGLHELTEGHPTLVGAALAGEALDGRQGARIRALPPLARDIFLLLALQETPDLRATARALGLNAADFALTLSQLTVEGLTRENGQVYAAAFAREKIERIHVHAHLLHLKLARALPDETAWPHYAAAGDLWEDADEDRAARTAALRATALLERGYPGEAVALLDRFTHRPELAVPHAWALLGAGRSAEALGRLQTLTPAQHGGAVTVAQATALVRLGRHEEAAALAREVRGSGPDAARATSVLAHAANIRGAWEEARRHAQIAADLWQLGGHEEERLNELVLLAKMRVRLGAAPADAFREVLEGSRGRPSVRGTALVNYAQVLLDVGQAERADTVMQEAVTELKTAGDRLGLASAYINLGVRRHLQGRLPEAATLYRQALGELAGTGSVRQMGLALSNLSEIEGDLSAFEDTLEMLTRAGQHELADHIRRNATIVAPAAAHALRS, translated from the coding sequence ATGAAACTGCGGACGCTGGGCGACCTGTCCGTGGAGGGGATCACCTTCCGGCGCCAGAAGGTGCTGCTGCTCCTGGCGTACCTGTGTGCCGAGGGACCGCAGCCGCGCCGCCGCCTGGCCGAGCTGTTCTGGCCGGAGGCCGCCAACCCGATGAACAGTCTGGCGCAGCATCTGGTGCACCTGCGGACCCTGCCCGGCGCGGTGCAGGAGGACGGCAGCCGGGTCGAGGTGGGCGCGGGGATGCAGTGCGACGTGCGGCAGCTGCGCGCCCTGGCGGGAGGCAACCGGCTCGAAGAGGCCACGGCGCTGTACGGCGGCCCCTTTCTGGACACCCTGAACATTCCGCTGGGCGCGGACCTCGAAGAATGGGTGTTCGAGACGCGCGAGGCGCTGGCACGCGAGGTCCGGGGACTGTGGTTGACGCTGGCGGCGGGGGCGGCGGCGCATGGCCGCGCGGCCGACGCCGGGGAGCTGGCGGCCCGCGCCCTGAACCTCCGGGGTGCGCCGCCGCCCGATGAACTGGAACTGCCCCGGCTGCACCACCTGCTGCACCTGGCTGGACACCCGCTGGCCGCGGGCGTGGCGCGCGACGCCCACGCGCTGGGCCTGACGTTGGGCGTGGCTCCCGAGCTGGCGGCGGCGGCCTTCGTGGGCCGCGAGCAGGAGCTGGCGCAGCTCGCGCGGCTGGGGGCCGGGAAGGTTGCCTGGGTCAGCGGTCCCGGCGGCATGGGCAAGAGCGCGCTGCTGCTGGCGCTGGCCCGCTCGGGCGGCTGGACCGTGCTGAAGGCCCGCGCGGACCGCCCCTACGGCACCCTGGAGCCGCTGGCCGGTGGGACGCCGGTCACTCCCGCCGCCCCGCTGGCCCCGCTGCGTGACCCGGCCCTGCGCGTGGCGGTGGACAGCTGGGAAGGCGCGGACGACGCCACGCAGGCGGCCCTGACCCTGGCGGCCCACCAGCGGCCCGGCGCAGCCGTGGTGATCGTCTCGCGCCGCCACCCGCCCTTCGGCGTGGACCTGCACCTGGAACTGGGGCCGCTGCCCCACGCCGCGCTGGCCGGGCATGCGGGACTTCACGAGCTGACTGAGGGCCATCCCACGCTGGTGGGCGCGGCGCTGGCCGGCGAGGCCCTCGACGGCCGCCAGGGGGCCAGAATCCGCGCCCTGCCGCCGCTGGCCCGCGACATCTTCCTGCTGCTGGCCCTGCAGGAAACGCCGGACCTGCGCGCCACCGCCCGCGCGCTGGGCCTGAATGCCGCCGACTTCGCCTTGACGCTGAGCCAGCTGACTGTCGAGGGCCTGACCCGCGAGAACGGGCAGGTCTACGCCGCCGCCTTCGCCCGCGAAAAGATCGAGCGCATTCACGTTCACGCCCACCTGCTGCACCTGAAACTGGCCCGCGCCCTGCCCGACGAGACCGCGTGGCCCCACTACGCCGCGGCCGGCGACCTGTGGGAGGACGCCGATGAGGACCGCGCCGCCCGCACGGCCGCCCTGCGGGCCACCGCGCTGCTGGAACGCGGCTACCCCGGCGAGGCCGTGGCGCTGCTGGACCGCTTCACGCACCGTCCGGAACTGGCCGTGCCGCACGCCTGGGCGCTGCTGGGGGCAGGCCGCTCCGCCGAGGCCCTGGGGCGGCTGCAGACGCTGACGCCGGCCCAGCACGGCGGGGCCGTCACGGTGGCCCAGGCCACGGCCCTGGTGCGTCTGGGCCGCCACGAGGAAGCCGCCGCGCTGGCCAGAGAGGTGCGCGGCAGCGGACCCGACGCCGCGCGGGCGACGAGCGTGCTGGCCCACGCCGCCAACATTCGGGGGGCCTGGGAAGAAGCCCGCCGCCACGCCCAGATCGCCGCCGATCTGTGGCAACTGGGCGGCCATGAGGAGGAACGCCTGAACGAGCTGGTGCTGCTGGCCAAGATGAGGGTGCGGCTGGGCGCCGCGCCCGCCGACGCCTTCCGGGAAGTGCTGGAAGGCTCCAGGGGGCGGCCCAGCGTCCGGGGAACGGCGCTGGTGAACTACGCCCAGGTGCTGCTCGACGTCGGTCAGGCCGAGCGCGCAGACACGGTCATGCAGGAGGCAGTGACCGAGCTGAAGACCGCCGGGGACCGCCTGGGACTGGCCTCGGCGTACATCAATCTGGGCGTGCGCCGCCACCTGCAGGGCCGGCTGCCGGAGGCGGCCACGCTGTACCGGCAGGCGCTGGGAGAGCTTGCGGGAACGGGCAGCGTCCGGCAGATGGGGCTGGCCCTGAGCAACCTGAGCGAGATCGAGGGGGATCTGAGCGCCTTCGAGGACACCCTGGAAATGCTCACGCGGGCGGGCCAGCACGAACTCGCCGACCACATCCGGCGCAACGCCACCATCGTCGCCCCAGCCGCCGCCCACGCCCTGCGTTCCTGA